A section of the Vespa velutina chromosome 6, iVesVel2.1, whole genome shotgun sequence genome encodes:
- the LOC124949667 gene encoding lethal(2) giant larvae protein homolog 1 isoform X6, translated as MQNVPDDYKKNPGAVEAIAEQPGHPDNILIGYNRGLMVLWNKATPGAQQLMGLFSRTQTFVSTQQLESVHFISESRFVSSHNDGSYTFWSPGSDAVPDPTTPYGPFPCKAITKILVYPTAEHGELVLFSGGMQRASYGDRHTITVMTKDKHVVFDFTSKVIDFFTVFARDEDGNEIPDNPEALIVLAEEEIVAIDLTNPQWKMMALPYLVSLHASAVTCSQHVPNVPEELWDSIMSAGKAQTEHLYSDKEWPIDGGTILCNKPENPDKLENRELLLTGHEDGTVRFWNASDVSLTPLYKYNSSILFTGEHLDVLEQPPEDDEDEWPPFRKVGTFDPYSDDPRLAVKKVLLCPLSSTLVIAGTAGHVVTAVISSEPVNKEIKAVTMNIVNDRDGFIWKGYDHLPVRTASISFAIGFQPQSILQLYPPAAVTALAMHSEWGLLATGTAHGLAVFDYTRVKPVTVKCTLNPNDLSGAGDTPISRRKSFKKSLRESFRRLRKGRSQRRTNTNSSPTRSTVIEKKKEISSVASSPSADLSPMELKPVERQVEARPVDDALGSMVRCLYFARSYIISMQNTTPTLWAGTNNGTVYVFTLAIPAGVRRTEEDVNCTLGKEIQLKHRAPVIAITILDGSNVPLPEPFEAEKGVSPGPDMTSPHRVLIASEEQFKIFNLPSLKPNCKYKLTAHEGSRVRKTGFAKFTCPIDSTGVHVETCLLCLTNLGDCLILSIPELRRQLNAAAIKREDINGISSLTFTKSGEALYLHSSSELQRISLSATKVTKAHCTLNLPPSARVSSETSAEEQAVNEDATENGVVGSSGEESPKEPSLQPSASITEVNGEDERQDLSSVGDITIDSVKDHLLNNSIFRNAPSSEELHNRLTGLKMEVTS; from the exons ATGCAAAA TGTGCCCGacgattataagaaaaatccaGGAGCAGTGGAAGCTATAGCAGAACAACCAGGCCACCCGGACAACATACTTATTGGTTATAATCGAGGTTTGATGGTACTCTGGAATAAAGCTACTCCAGGAGCACAGCAG CTGATGGGTTTGTTTTCGCGTACGCAGACATTCGTATCCACGCAACAGCTGGAATCAGTGCATTTTATTTCTGAGAGTCGGTTTGTCTCATCTCACAACGATGGATCCTATACGTTCTGGAGTCCAGGTAGTGATGCAGTTCCAGACCCGACGACTCCGTATGGCCCTTTTCCTTGTAAAGCTATTACGAAAATTCTTGTATATCCCACTGCCGA GCATGGAGAATTGGTGCTCTTCTCTGGTGGTATGCAACGTGCTAGTTATGGCGATCGTCATACTATCACTGTTATGACGAAGGATAAACACGTCGTATTTGATTTTACTTCGAAAGTTATTGACTTCTTCACTGTATTTGCCAGAGATGAAGACGGCAATGAAATTCCAGACAATCCTGAGGCCTTGATCGTATTAGCCGAAGAAGAAATTGTGGCTATTGATTTAACAAATCCACAATGGAAAATGATGGCTCTTCCGTATTTGGTATCGCTTCATGCCAGCGCg GTAACTTGTTCTCAACACGTTCCAAATGTTCCCGAAGAACTTTGGGATTCAATAATGTCTGCTGGAAAAGCACAGACAGAACACTTATACTCGGATAAAGAGTGGCCCATCGACGGGGGAACTATTTTATGCAACAAACCGGAAAATCCTGATAAACTTGAAAATAGAGAATTGTTACTTACCGGCCACGAAGATGGAACCGTAAGGTTTTGGAATGCATCGGATGTCTCATTAACGCCTTTGTACAAATATAACTCGTCGATTCTTTTTACCGGAGAACACTTGGACGTGCTTGAGCAACCACCGGAAGACGATGAAGATGAATGGCCACCGTTTCGGAAAGTGGGCACATTCGATCCATATTCCGATGACCCACGTCTTGCAGtaaaaaaagttcttttgTGTCCGTTATCATCAACGTTAGTAATAGCAGGAACAGCTGGTCACGTAGTTACAGCCGTAATATCTTCTGAACcagttaataaagaaataaaagcagTGACGATGAATATTGTAAATGATCGTGATGGATTTATATGGAAAGGTTACGATCATTTGCCTGTAAGGACAGCCAGTATATCTTTTGCAATTGGTTTTCAACCTCAAAGCATTCTACAGTTATATCCACCAGCTGCTGTTACAGCATTAGCAATGCATAGTGAATGGGGTTTACTTGCTACGGGTACAGCTCATGGTTTAGCAGTATTTGACTACACAAGGGTAAAGCCTGTTACTGTTAAATGCACACTTAATCCAAatg ATCTTTCTGGTGCAGGAGACACACCAATTTCTAGGCGAAAATCATTTAAGAAATCTTTAAGAGAATCCTTTAGAAGattaagaaaaggaagatcgCAAAGACGGACAAATACTAATAGTAGCCCGACGAGAAGTACcgtaatagagaaaaagaaagaaat CTCTAGCGTAGCATCTTCTCCAAGTGCCGATTTATCGCCCATGGAATTAAAGCCGGTAGAAAGACAAGTTGAAGCTAGGCCGGTAGATGATGCGTTAGGGTCTATGGTACGATGCTTATATTTCGCCAGAAGTTATATCATAAGCA TGCAAAATACAACACCTACGCTTTGGGCAGGTACTAATAACGGGACAGTCTACGTTTTTACTTTAGCGATACCTGCTGGTGTTAGGAGAACAGAAGAAGACGTAAATTGTACGCTTGGAAAAGAAATACAGTTGAAGCATCGTGCTCCAGTTATTGCTATAACCATATTAGACGGTTCTAATGTACCTTTACCAGAACCATTTGAAGCAGAAAAGGGAGTTTCTCCAGGGCCAGATATGACATCACCACATAGAGTATTAATAGCGAGCGAagaacaatttaaaatttttaatctaccATCGTTAAAGCCAAATTGCAAATATAAACTTACTGCTCATGAAGGATCCAGGGTGCGTAAAACTGGATTTGCTAAGTTTACGTGTCCTATCGATTCTACGGGAGTGCATGTTGAAACATGCTTACTTTGTTTGACGAATCTTGGAGATTGTTTAATACTCAGTATCCCAGAATTAAGAAGACAACTTAACGCTGCTGCAATTAAACGAGAAGATATTAA tggCATTTCGTCCCTAACATTCACAAAGTCTGGAGAAGCGTTATATCTTCATTCAAGTTCCGAACTTCAACGCATCTCGTTATCAGCGACAAAAGTAACAAAAGCCCATTGTACACTTAATTTACCACCTAGTGCTAGAGTATCTTCAGAAACTAGTGCAGAAGAACAAGCTGTTAACGAAGATGCAACTGAGAATGGTGTTGTAGGTTCCA GTGGTGAAGAATCTCCAAAGGAACCTTCCCTGCAACCTTCCGCAAGTATCACTGAGGTGAATGGGGAAGATGAGCGACAGGATTTAAGTTCAGTTGGAGATATCACTATTGACAGTGTTAAGGATCATTTACT TAACAATTCAATTTTCAGAAATGCTCCATCATCAGAAGAACTCCATAATCGTTTGACAGGCCTTAAAATGGAAGTGACATCATGA
- the LOC124949667 gene encoding lethal(2) giant larvae protein homolog 1 isoform X2 — translation MLKFIRGKGQQPTAERQKLQKDLFAFRKTVQHGFPNKPTAFAWDPSLRLMIIGTTSGAIKVFGRPGVEFYGQHSSESGENAVTKIVAIPNEGRIVSLCDDNSLHLWEINENSVVETKSLSLEGKLKKISAICLESSGEHLLLGAEGGNIYLLNLKTFAVPDNIIYQDVVMQNVPDDYKKNPGAVEAIAEQPGHPDNILIGYNRGLMVLWNKATPGAQQLMGLFSRTQTFVSTQQLESVHFISESRFVSSHNDGSYTFWSPGSDAVPDPTTPYGPFPCKAITKILVYPTAEHGELVLFSGGMQRASYGDRHTITVMTKDKHVVFDFTSKVIDFFTVFARDEDGNEIPDNPEALIVLAEEEIVAIDLTNPQWKMMALPYLVSLHASAVTCSQHVPNVPEELWDSIMSAGKAQTEHLYSDKEWPIDGGTILCNKPENPDKLENRELLLTGHEDGTVRFWNASDVSLTPLYKYNSSILFTGEHLDVLEQPPEDDEDEWPPFRKVGTFDPYSDDPRLAVKKVLLCPLSSTLVIAGTAGHVVTAVISSEPVNKEIKAVTMNIVNDRDGFIWKGYDHLPVRTASISFAIGFQPQSILQLYPPAAVTALAMHSEWGLLATGTAHGLAVFDYTRVKPVTVKCTLNPNDLSGAGDTPISRRKSFKKSLRESFRRLRKGRSQRRTNTNSSPTRSTVIEKKKEISSVASSPSADLSPMELKPVERQVEARPVDDALGSMVRCLYFARSYIISMQNTTPTLWAGTNNGTVYVFTLAIPAGVRRTEEDVNCTLGKEIQLKHRAPVIAITILDGSNVPLPEPFEAEKGVSPGPDMTSPHRVLIASEEQFKIFNLPSLKPNCKYKLTAHEGSRVRKTGFAKFTCPIDSTGVHVETCLLCLTNLGDCLILSIPELRRQLNAAAIKREDINGISSLTFTKSGEALYLHSSSELQRISLSATKVTKAHCTLNLPPSARVSSETSAEEQAVNEDATENGVVGSSGEESPKEPSLQPSASITEVNGEDERQDLSSVGDITIDSVKDHLLNAPSSEELHNRLTGLKMEVTS, via the exons acGGTGCAACATGGTTTCCCAAACAAACCAACAGCCTTCGCATGGGATCCGAGTTTACGACTAATGATCATTGGGACGACATCCGGCGCCATCAAAGT ATTTGGAAGACCTGGGGTTGAATTTTATGGTCAACATTCGAGCGAAAGTGGTGAAAATGCAGTTACAAAAATTGTCGCTATACCGAATGag GGTCGCATCGTTTCTCTCTGCGATGATAATTCTTTACACTTATgggaaatcaatgaaaattcagTTGTGGAGacaaaatcattatcattggAGGGGAAGCTGAAGAAAATTTCAGCAATATGTTTGGAATCAAGTGGGGAACATCTGCTTTTAGGAGCAGAGGGAGGTAACATTTACCTTCTAAATTTGAAAACATTTGCAGTACCCGATAACATCATTTATCAAGATGTAGTAATGCAAAA TGTGCCCGacgattataagaaaaatccaGGAGCAGTGGAAGCTATAGCAGAACAACCAGGCCACCCGGACAACATACTTATTGGTTATAATCGAGGTTTGATGGTACTCTGGAATAAAGCTACTCCAGGAGCACAGCAG CTGATGGGTTTGTTTTCGCGTACGCAGACATTCGTATCCACGCAACAGCTGGAATCAGTGCATTTTATTTCTGAGAGTCGGTTTGTCTCATCTCACAACGATGGATCCTATACGTTCTGGAGTCCAGGTAGTGATGCAGTTCCAGACCCGACGACTCCGTATGGCCCTTTTCCTTGTAAAGCTATTACGAAAATTCTTGTATATCCCACTGCCGA GCATGGAGAATTGGTGCTCTTCTCTGGTGGTATGCAACGTGCTAGTTATGGCGATCGTCATACTATCACTGTTATGACGAAGGATAAACACGTCGTATTTGATTTTACTTCGAAAGTTATTGACTTCTTCACTGTATTTGCCAGAGATGAAGACGGCAATGAAATTCCAGACAATCCTGAGGCCTTGATCGTATTAGCCGAAGAAGAAATTGTGGCTATTGATTTAACAAATCCACAATGGAAAATGATGGCTCTTCCGTATTTGGTATCGCTTCATGCCAGCGCg GTAACTTGTTCTCAACACGTTCCAAATGTTCCCGAAGAACTTTGGGATTCAATAATGTCTGCTGGAAAAGCACAGACAGAACACTTATACTCGGATAAAGAGTGGCCCATCGACGGGGGAACTATTTTATGCAACAAACCGGAAAATCCTGATAAACTTGAAAATAGAGAATTGTTACTTACCGGCCACGAAGATGGAACCGTAAGGTTTTGGAATGCATCGGATGTCTCATTAACGCCTTTGTACAAATATAACTCGTCGATTCTTTTTACCGGAGAACACTTGGACGTGCTTGAGCAACCACCGGAAGACGATGAAGATGAATGGCCACCGTTTCGGAAAGTGGGCACATTCGATCCATATTCCGATGACCCACGTCTTGCAGtaaaaaaagttcttttgTGTCCGTTATCATCAACGTTAGTAATAGCAGGAACAGCTGGTCACGTAGTTACAGCCGTAATATCTTCTGAACcagttaataaagaaataaaagcagTGACGATGAATATTGTAAATGATCGTGATGGATTTATATGGAAAGGTTACGATCATTTGCCTGTAAGGACAGCCAGTATATCTTTTGCAATTGGTTTTCAACCTCAAAGCATTCTACAGTTATATCCACCAGCTGCTGTTACAGCATTAGCAATGCATAGTGAATGGGGTTTACTTGCTACGGGTACAGCTCATGGTTTAGCAGTATTTGACTACACAAGGGTAAAGCCTGTTACTGTTAAATGCACACTTAATCCAAatg ATCTTTCTGGTGCAGGAGACACACCAATTTCTAGGCGAAAATCATTTAAGAAATCTTTAAGAGAATCCTTTAGAAGattaagaaaaggaagatcgCAAAGACGGACAAATACTAATAGTAGCCCGACGAGAAGTACcgtaatagagaaaaagaaagaaat CTCTAGCGTAGCATCTTCTCCAAGTGCCGATTTATCGCCCATGGAATTAAAGCCGGTAGAAAGACAAGTTGAAGCTAGGCCGGTAGATGATGCGTTAGGGTCTATGGTACGATGCTTATATTTCGCCAGAAGTTATATCATAAGCA TGCAAAATACAACACCTACGCTTTGGGCAGGTACTAATAACGGGACAGTCTACGTTTTTACTTTAGCGATACCTGCTGGTGTTAGGAGAACAGAAGAAGACGTAAATTGTACGCTTGGAAAAGAAATACAGTTGAAGCATCGTGCTCCAGTTATTGCTATAACCATATTAGACGGTTCTAATGTACCTTTACCAGAACCATTTGAAGCAGAAAAGGGAGTTTCTCCAGGGCCAGATATGACATCACCACATAGAGTATTAATAGCGAGCGAagaacaatttaaaatttttaatctaccATCGTTAAAGCCAAATTGCAAATATAAACTTACTGCTCATGAAGGATCCAGGGTGCGTAAAACTGGATTTGCTAAGTTTACGTGTCCTATCGATTCTACGGGAGTGCATGTTGAAACATGCTTACTTTGTTTGACGAATCTTGGAGATTGTTTAATACTCAGTATCCCAGAATTAAGAAGACAACTTAACGCTGCTGCAATTAAACGAGAAGATATTAA tggCATTTCGTCCCTAACATTCACAAAGTCTGGAGAAGCGTTATATCTTCATTCAAGTTCCGAACTTCAACGCATCTCGTTATCAGCGACAAAAGTAACAAAAGCCCATTGTACACTTAATTTACCACCTAGTGCTAGAGTATCTTCAGAAACTAGTGCAGAAGAACAAGCTGTTAACGAAGATGCAACTGAGAATGGTGTTGTAGGTTCCA GTGGTGAAGAATCTCCAAAGGAACCTTCCCTGCAACCTTCCGCAAGTATCACTGAGGTGAATGGGGAAGATGAGCGACAGGATTTAAGTTCAGTTGGAGATATCACTATTGACAGTGTTAAGGATCATTTACT AAATGCTCCATCATCAGAAGAACTCCATAATCGTTTGACAGGCCTTAAAATGGAAGTGACATCATGA
- the LOC124949667 gene encoding lethal(2) giant larvae protein homolog 1 isoform X5 — protein MLKFIRGKGQQPTAERQKLQKDLFAFRKTVQHGFPNKPTAFAWDPSLRLMIIGTTSGAIKVFGRPGVEFYGQHSSESGENAVTKIVAIPNETFVSTQQLESVHFISESRFVSSHNDGSYTFWSPGSDAVPDPTTPYGPFPCKAITKILVYPTAEHGELVLFSGGMQRASYGDRHTITVMTKDKHVVFDFTSKVIDFFTVFARDEDGNEIPDNPEALIVLAEEEIVAIDLTNPQWKMMALPYLVSLHASAVTCSQHVPNVPEELWDSIMSAGKAQTEHLYSDKEWPIDGGTILCNKPENPDKLENRELLLTGHEDGTVRFWNASDVSLTPLYKYNSSILFTGEHLDVLEQPPEDDEDEWPPFRKVGTFDPYSDDPRLAVKKVLLCPLSSTLVIAGTAGHVVTAVISSEPVNKEIKAVTMNIVNDRDGFIWKGYDHLPVRTASISFAIGFQPQSILQLYPPAAVTALAMHSEWGLLATGTAHGLAVFDYTRVKPVTVKCTLNPNDLSGAGDTPISRRKSFKKSLRESFRRLRKGRSQRRTNTNSSPTRSTVIEKKKEISSVASSPSADLSPMELKPVERQVEARPVDDALGSMVRCLYFARSYIISMQNTTPTLWAGTNNGTVYVFTLAIPAGVRRTEEDVNCTLGKEIQLKHRAPVIAITILDGSNVPLPEPFEAEKGVSPGPDMTSPHRVLIASEEQFKIFNLPSLKPNCKYKLTAHEGSRVRKTGFAKFTCPIDSTGVHVETCLLCLTNLGDCLILSIPELRRQLNAAAIKREDINGISSLTFTKSGEALYLHSSSELQRISLSATKVTKAHCTLNLPPSARVSSETSAEEQAVNEDATENGVVGSSGEESPKEPSLQPSASITEVNGEDERQDLSSVGDITIDSVKDHLLNNSIFRNAPSSEELHNRLTGLKMEVTS, from the exons acGGTGCAACATGGTTTCCCAAACAAACCAACAGCCTTCGCATGGGATCCGAGTTTACGACTAATGATCATTGGGACGACATCCGGCGCCATCAAAGT ATTTGGAAGACCTGGGGTTGAATTTTATGGTCAACATTCGAGCGAAAGTGGTGAAAATGCAGTTACAAAAATTGTCGCTATACCGAATGag ACATTCGTATCCACGCAACAGCTGGAATCAGTGCATTTTATTTCTGAGAGTCGGTTTGTCTCATCTCACAACGATGGATCCTATACGTTCTGGAGTCCAGGTAGTGATGCAGTTCCAGACCCGACGACTCCGTATGGCCCTTTTCCTTGTAAAGCTATTACGAAAATTCTTGTATATCCCACTGCCGA GCATGGAGAATTGGTGCTCTTCTCTGGTGGTATGCAACGTGCTAGTTATGGCGATCGTCATACTATCACTGTTATGACGAAGGATAAACACGTCGTATTTGATTTTACTTCGAAAGTTATTGACTTCTTCACTGTATTTGCCAGAGATGAAGACGGCAATGAAATTCCAGACAATCCTGAGGCCTTGATCGTATTAGCCGAAGAAGAAATTGTGGCTATTGATTTAACAAATCCACAATGGAAAATGATGGCTCTTCCGTATTTGGTATCGCTTCATGCCAGCGCg GTAACTTGTTCTCAACACGTTCCAAATGTTCCCGAAGAACTTTGGGATTCAATAATGTCTGCTGGAAAAGCACAGACAGAACACTTATACTCGGATAAAGAGTGGCCCATCGACGGGGGAACTATTTTATGCAACAAACCGGAAAATCCTGATAAACTTGAAAATAGAGAATTGTTACTTACCGGCCACGAAGATGGAACCGTAAGGTTTTGGAATGCATCGGATGTCTCATTAACGCCTTTGTACAAATATAACTCGTCGATTCTTTTTACCGGAGAACACTTGGACGTGCTTGAGCAACCACCGGAAGACGATGAAGATGAATGGCCACCGTTTCGGAAAGTGGGCACATTCGATCCATATTCCGATGACCCACGTCTTGCAGtaaaaaaagttcttttgTGTCCGTTATCATCAACGTTAGTAATAGCAGGAACAGCTGGTCACGTAGTTACAGCCGTAATATCTTCTGAACcagttaataaagaaataaaagcagTGACGATGAATATTGTAAATGATCGTGATGGATTTATATGGAAAGGTTACGATCATTTGCCTGTAAGGACAGCCAGTATATCTTTTGCAATTGGTTTTCAACCTCAAAGCATTCTACAGTTATATCCACCAGCTGCTGTTACAGCATTAGCAATGCATAGTGAATGGGGTTTACTTGCTACGGGTACAGCTCATGGTTTAGCAGTATTTGACTACACAAGGGTAAAGCCTGTTACTGTTAAATGCACACTTAATCCAAatg ATCTTTCTGGTGCAGGAGACACACCAATTTCTAGGCGAAAATCATTTAAGAAATCTTTAAGAGAATCCTTTAGAAGattaagaaaaggaagatcgCAAAGACGGACAAATACTAATAGTAGCCCGACGAGAAGTACcgtaatagagaaaaagaaagaaat CTCTAGCGTAGCATCTTCTCCAAGTGCCGATTTATCGCCCATGGAATTAAAGCCGGTAGAAAGACAAGTTGAAGCTAGGCCGGTAGATGATGCGTTAGGGTCTATGGTACGATGCTTATATTTCGCCAGAAGTTATATCATAAGCA TGCAAAATACAACACCTACGCTTTGGGCAGGTACTAATAACGGGACAGTCTACGTTTTTACTTTAGCGATACCTGCTGGTGTTAGGAGAACAGAAGAAGACGTAAATTGTACGCTTGGAAAAGAAATACAGTTGAAGCATCGTGCTCCAGTTATTGCTATAACCATATTAGACGGTTCTAATGTACCTTTACCAGAACCATTTGAAGCAGAAAAGGGAGTTTCTCCAGGGCCAGATATGACATCACCACATAGAGTATTAATAGCGAGCGAagaacaatttaaaatttttaatctaccATCGTTAAAGCCAAATTGCAAATATAAACTTACTGCTCATGAAGGATCCAGGGTGCGTAAAACTGGATTTGCTAAGTTTACGTGTCCTATCGATTCTACGGGAGTGCATGTTGAAACATGCTTACTTTGTTTGACGAATCTTGGAGATTGTTTAATACTCAGTATCCCAGAATTAAGAAGACAACTTAACGCTGCTGCAATTAAACGAGAAGATATTAA tggCATTTCGTCCCTAACATTCACAAAGTCTGGAGAAGCGTTATATCTTCATTCAAGTTCCGAACTTCAACGCATCTCGTTATCAGCGACAAAAGTAACAAAAGCCCATTGTACACTTAATTTACCACCTAGTGCTAGAGTATCTTCAGAAACTAGTGCAGAAGAACAAGCTGTTAACGAAGATGCAACTGAGAATGGTGTTGTAGGTTCCA GTGGTGAAGAATCTCCAAAGGAACCTTCCCTGCAACCTTCCGCAAGTATCACTGAGGTGAATGGGGAAGATGAGCGACAGGATTTAAGTTCAGTTGGAGATATCACTATTGACAGTGTTAAGGATCATTTACT TAACAATTCAATTTTCAGAAATGCTCCATCATCAGAAGAACTCCATAATCGTTTGACAGGCCTTAAAATGGAAGTGACATCATGA